The DNA region AATGCCGCATACCTAAATGAAGGATTAAAGGATGTCGATGGCGTAATTACTCCTTATTGTGCTGAAGGTTCAAAACATGTGTATCACCAGTATACAATCAGGGTTGAAAAAGGAGATAGGGATGATTGGGTAGACATAATCAATGAATGCGGTGTTGGAACAGGTATCCATTATCCGATTCCATTGTACAATCAGCCTGTTTATAGAAAATTAGGAATTGAAGGAGATTGTCCAAAAGCCGAACTTGCTGCAGACAATGTGATTTCCCTTCCGGTTCATCCTTCTTTGACAAAAGAAGATTTAGATTTAGTAATCGAAGCTGTTAAAAAAGCTTCCAATGAGTTAGATTAAATTCTAACTATCTTTTTTTATTTCAGCATTTCGTTGACAGTGTCAACTTTAGCGTCCAGGGTTCTATTTTTTAAATCTCTTCTGTCATCTACTTTTATAACTGTATATACTCTTCCGATTCCCAACTCAAAAATGGCTTCTTGAGCGTTAGCTATTGCAGAGTATAGTTCCTCTAGATTTTCAGCTTCAATTTGAGTTCCCATTCCGGTCAAT from Methanobrevibacter sp. includes:
- a CDS encoding MTH1187 family thiamine-binding protein, whose amino-acid sequence is MITCDFAILPVGTETTECKDYVTAAVQSIKDSGLNYQLTGMGTQIEAENLEELYSAIANAQEAIFELGIGRVYTVIKVDDRRDLKNRTLDAKVDTVNEMLK